One stretch of Actinacidiphila sp. DG2A-62 DNA includes these proteins:
- a CDS encoding lipase family protein, which translates to MSAAATGRYLSDGGYDAPAPRYGVDQYRLVYRTVDADGRATTASGLVVLPDSGARTLHTVAYEHGTLVAKSDAPSVDESDARVSPTLFAGRGYAAVAPDYLGLGEGPGVHPYMDTATETTASVDMLRAARAFAAGRGRTLDGRVLVTGFSQGGTAATALARALQSGVDPHFEPAALAPVSGPYDVQHAEIPAAFGDDPTLDPKEAAFYFAYWTVAMNRLHHFYDAPSQVFAPPTTPPWRRCSTGCTASSRSSPACPRHPSRCSPRSSSAGSDTPPGPCWRPCGSTTPPARAGPRGPPSTSTRRAATRTSRSPTPATAKRSSPPPAPPRRSPTWATSAISSPRCGPCR; encoded by the coding sequence ATGTCCGCCGCGGCCACCGGCCGCTATCTGAGCGACGGCGGCTACGACGCGCCCGCGCCGCGCTACGGCGTCGACCAGTACCGCCTCGTCTACCGCACGGTCGACGCGGACGGGCGGGCGACCACCGCGAGCGGGCTGGTCGTGCTGCCGGACAGCGGCGCCCGCACGCTGCACACCGTCGCCTACGAGCACGGGACGCTCGTCGCGAAGTCCGACGCGCCGTCCGTGGACGAGAGCGACGCGCGGGTGTCCCCGACGCTGTTCGCCGGGCGCGGGTACGCCGCCGTCGCCCCCGACTACCTCGGCCTGGGCGAGGGCCCCGGCGTCCACCCGTACATGGACACCGCGACGGAGACGACCGCCTCGGTGGACATGCTGCGCGCCGCCCGCGCGTTCGCCGCCGGCCGCGGCCGGACGCTCGACGGCCGGGTCCTGGTCACCGGCTTCTCCCAGGGCGGCACGGCGGCCACGGCGCTGGCCCGCGCCCTGCAGAGCGGCGTCGACCCGCACTTCGAGCCGGCCGCGCTGGCCCCGGTCAGCGGCCCGTACGACGTCCAGCACGCCGAGATCCCCGCCGCGTTCGGCGACGACCCCACGCTCGATCCGAAGGAGGCGGCCTTCTACTTCGCGTACTGGACCGTCGCGATGAACCGCCTGCACCACTTCTACGACGCGCCGTCGCAGGTGTTCGCGCCGCCTACGACACCACCGTGGAGGCGCTGTTCGACGGGCTGCACAGCCAGCAGCAGGTCTTCGCCCGCCTGCCCGCGACACCCGAGCAGGTGCTCACCCCGGAGTTCGTCCGCCGGCTCCGACACCCCACCGGGCCCCTGCTGGAGGCCATGCGGGTCAACGACACCACCTGCTCGGGCTGGACCCCGCGGGCCCCCGTCCACCTCTACGCGGCGCGCGGCGACAAGGACGTCGCGATCGCCAACTCCCGCCACTGCCAAGCGGAGTTCGCCGCCTCCGGCACCACCGCGGCGCTCACCGACGTGGGCGACGTCGGCCATTTCGTCTCCCCGCTGCGGTCCATGCCGCTGA
- a CDS encoding ABC transporter permease: MAENGASAARASRWDAFRRSPFLPACVLLLLIAAAAGLFAGSYTYNMANPTPRRIPTAVTGIPTSQVKRAQFVAGMEQALGASLKLHHYDDYASARDAVEAQKVFAILQEPGPEPGPRLYISSASGASVAQLLAETAPRVGASIGVRVTVRDINPLQKGDPRGLAIFYISLAAVILGFVGAIQLSVHARGLLPWERICFILAMSMLGAFSIAAVVDWGLGALDLPFAESWAILAFTMFTSGMVFTMFNTLFGRWAMLPTWGLMVLLGNPSSGGAVSWPLLPSLLGRIGQWLPPGASVNAQHTAVYFGGHQHVFPFAVLAAWAAVATSVFWVWRHRHPGGR; encoded by the coding sequence GTGGCGGAGAACGGGGCGAGTGCGGCGCGGGCGTCGAGGTGGGACGCGTTCAGGAGGTCGCCGTTCCTGCCCGCCTGCGTGCTGCTCCTGCTGATCGCCGCCGCCGCGGGGCTCTTCGCCGGGTCGTACACGTACAACATGGCCAACCCCACCCCGCGCCGCATCCCCACCGCGGTGACCGGCATCCCGACCTCGCAGGTCAAGCGGGCGCAGTTCGTCGCCGGCATGGAGCAGGCCCTCGGCGCGTCGCTGAAGCTGCACCACTACGACGACTACGCCTCCGCGCGGGACGCCGTCGAGGCGCAGAAGGTGTTCGCGATCCTCCAGGAGCCCGGCCCCGAGCCCGGCCCCCGGCTCTACATCTCCTCCGCCTCGGGCGCGAGCGTCGCACAGCTGCTCGCGGAGACCGCGCCCCGGGTGGGCGCCTCGATCGGCGTACGGGTCACCGTGCGGGACATCAACCCGCTGCAGAAGGGCGACCCGCGCGGCCTGGCGATCTTCTACATCTCGCTGGCCGCGGTGATCCTCGGCTTCGTCGGCGCGATCCAGCTCAGCGTGCACGCGCGCGGGCTGCTCCCGTGGGAGCGGATCTGCTTCATCCTGGCCATGTCCATGCTCGGCGCGTTCTCGATCGCCGCGGTGGTCGACTGGGGGCTCGGCGCGCTCGACCTGCCGTTCGCGGAGTCGTGGGCGATCCTGGCGTTCACCATGTTCACGTCCGGCATGGTCTTCACGATGTTCAACACGCTCTTCGGCCGCTGGGCGATGCTGCCGACCTGGGGCCTGATGGTGCTCCTGGGCAACCCCTCGTCCGGCGGCGCGGTGTCCTGGCCGCTGCTGCCGTCGCTGCTCGGCCGGATCGGGCAGTGGCTGCCGCCGGGCGCCTCGGTGAACGCGCAGCACACGGCGGTGTACTTCGGCGGCCACCAGCACGTCTTCCCGTTCGCGGTGCTCGCGGCGTGGGCGGCGGTGGCGACGTCGGTGTTCTGGGTCTGGCGGCACCGCCATCCGGGGGGCCGCTGA
- the hrpA gene encoding ATP-dependent RNA helicase HrpA, translated as MPTDQRPADRAEDHTASLPALAGRLPALTLRDEQRLGRRLEGARRIRKPEARAAVLAEIGAEIDKAEQRTAARAAAVPRITYPQELPVSKKKDDILAAVRDHQVVIVAGETGSGKTTQIPKICLELGRGVRGLIGHTQPRRIAARTVAERVAEELRTPLGEAVGWKVRFTDQVGDSTLVKLMTDGILLAEIQTDRDLRAYDTIIVDEAHERSLNIDFILGYLAQLLPRRPDLKVIITSATIDPERFSRHFGDAPIVEVSGRTYPVEVRYRPLLEEGGDDADRDQVTAICDAVDELQAEGPGDVLVFLSGEREIRDTADALSKRQLRHTEVLPLYARLSSAEQHRVFQRPGGNAVRRVVLATNVAETSLTVPGIRYVVDPGTARISRYSHRTKVQRLPIERISQASANQRKGRCGRTSDGICIRLYDEEDFLSRPEFTDAEILRTNLASVILQMTAAGLGDIAKFPFIDPPDSRNIKDGVQLLEELGALDPQQKDPRKRLTATGRKLSQLPVDPRLARMVLEAERNGCVREVMVIAAALSIQDPRERPSDKQQQADQQHARFRDPTSDFLAFLNLWSYVRERQRELSSSAFRRMCRSEFLNYLRIREWQDIYSQLRTVARQLGIDTGDSHRGEGRRRDDGGERLDDAVDPQRVHVSLLAGLLSHLGLKDPEKNEYGGARGARFAIFPGSALFKKPPRWVMSAELVETSRLWARVNARIEPEWVEPLAQHLVKRSYSEPHWEKDQAAVMAYEKVTLYGVPLVADRKVNYGRIDPEVSRELFIRNALVEGDWRTHHQFFHDNRKLLGEVEELEHRARRRDILVDDETLYDFYDARIPDHVVSGAHFDSWWKHKRREDPELLTFEHSMLINENAEAVTKADYPDSWRQGALTFRVTYQFEPGADADGVTVHIPLQVLNQVSADGFDWQIPGLREQMVTELIRSLPKAIRRHYVPAPNYAKAFLDKAVAGPDPLPAVLARELQRMVGVPVAAEDFDLAKVPDHLKITFRVVDERRRKIAEDKDLEALRLKLKPKTREAITRAFDRASADPARGGETPTGQRTGLTDWTVGTLQRTFETRRAGQPVKAYPALVDEGATVAVRLFDTEAEQAEAMWRGTRRLILLGVPVNPAKFAADRLSNQQKLALSRNPHGSVQALFEDCATAAADRLIAAHGGPAWDEQGYRKLYDAVRADLVEVTVRAVEQVQQVLAAWQACERRLKDTRSLVLVANLQDVREQLAGLVHPGFVTEAGLKRLPDVMRYLVAVDRRLQQMPTGAQRDTTRMEKVREIQAEYAELLAAQPQGRPVPAAVRDIRWMVEELRVSYFAHALGTAFPVSDKRVFKALDEAWSRTRS; from the coding sequence ATGCCTACCGACCAGCGCCCCGCCGACCGGGCGGAAGACCACACCGCGAGCCTCCCGGCCCTGGCCGGGAGGCTCCCCGCGCTCACGTTGCGCGACGAGCAGCGCCTGGGCCGGCGCCTTGAGGGCGCCCGGCGCATCCGCAAGCCCGAGGCGCGCGCCGCGGTGCTCGCCGAGATCGGCGCGGAGATCGACAAGGCCGAGCAGCGCACCGCGGCGCGCGCGGCGGCCGTGCCGCGGATCACGTATCCGCAGGAGCTGCCGGTCAGCAAGAAGAAGGACGACATTCTCGCGGCGGTCCGCGATCACCAGGTGGTGATCGTCGCGGGCGAGACCGGCTCGGGCAAGACCACGCAGATCCCGAAGATCTGCCTGGAGCTGGGCCGCGGCGTGCGCGGCCTGATCGGGCACACCCAGCCGCGGCGGATCGCCGCCCGCACGGTCGCCGAGCGGGTCGCGGAGGAGCTGCGCACGCCGCTGGGCGAGGCGGTCGGCTGGAAGGTCCGCTTCACCGACCAGGTGGGCGACTCCACGCTGGTGAAGCTGATGACCGACGGCATCCTGCTCGCGGAGATCCAGACCGACCGCGACCTGCGCGCCTACGACACGATCATCGTGGACGAGGCGCACGAGCGCAGCCTGAACATCGACTTCATCCTCGGCTACCTGGCCCAGCTGCTGCCGCGCCGCCCCGACCTGAAGGTGATCATCACCTCGGCGACGATCGACCCGGAGCGGTTCTCCCGGCACTTCGGCGACGCGCCGATCGTGGAGGTCAGCGGGCGTACGTACCCGGTCGAGGTGCGCTACCGGCCACTGCTGGAGGAGGGCGGCGACGACGCGGACCGCGACCAGGTCACCGCGATCTGCGACGCGGTCGACGAGCTGCAGGCGGAGGGGCCGGGCGACGTCCTGGTCTTCCTGTCCGGCGAGCGTGAGATCCGCGACACCGCGGACGCGCTGAGCAAACGGCAGCTGCGGCACACCGAGGTGCTGCCGCTGTACGCGCGGCTGTCCTCGGCCGAGCAGCACCGGGTCTTCCAGCGCCCCGGCGGCAACGCGGTGCGCCGCGTGGTGCTGGCCACGAACGTCGCCGAGACGTCCCTGACCGTGCCCGGCATCCGCTACGTGGTCGACCCGGGCACCGCGCGCATCTCCCGCTACAGCCACCGCACCAAGGTGCAGCGGCTGCCGATCGAGCGGATCAGCCAGGCCAGCGCCAACCAGCGCAAGGGCCGCTGCGGCCGCACGTCGGACGGCATCTGCATCCGGCTGTACGACGAGGAGGACTTCCTGTCGCGGCCGGAGTTCACCGACGCGGAGATCCTGCGCACCAACCTGGCGTCGGTGATCCTGCAGATGACCGCGGCGGGCCTCGGCGACATCGCGAAGTTCCCGTTCATCGACCCGCCGGACAGCCGCAACATCAAGGACGGCGTGCAGCTGCTGGAGGAGCTGGGCGCGCTCGACCCGCAGCAGAAGGACCCGCGCAAGCGGCTGACGGCCACCGGCCGCAAGCTGTCGCAGCTGCCGGTGGACCCGCGGCTGGCCCGGATGGTGCTGGAGGCCGAGCGCAACGGCTGCGTGCGCGAGGTGATGGTGATCGCGGCGGCGCTGTCCATCCAGGACCCGCGCGAGCGCCCCTCGGACAAGCAGCAGCAGGCCGACCAGCAGCACGCCCGGTTCCGCGACCCGACGTCGGACTTCCTGGCGTTCCTCAACCTGTGGAGCTACGTCCGCGAGCGGCAGCGGGAGTTGTCGTCCTCGGCGTTTCGCCGGATGTGCCGCTCGGAGTTCCTGAACTACCTGCGGATTCGCGAATGGCAGGACATCTACAGCCAGTTGCGTACCGTCGCCCGGCAACTGGGCATCGACACCGGAGACTCGCACAGGGGCGAGGGCCGGCGCCGGGACGACGGCGGGGAGCGGCTCGACGACGCGGTGGACCCGCAGCGGGTGCACGTCTCGCTGCTGGCCGGGCTGCTGTCGCACCTGGGCCTGAAGGACCCGGAGAAGAACGAGTACGGGGGTGCGCGCGGCGCGAGGTTCGCGATCTTCCCCGGCTCCGCGCTGTTCAAGAAGCCGCCGCGCTGGGTGATGTCGGCGGAGCTGGTGGAGACCTCCCGGCTGTGGGCGCGGGTCAACGCGCGGATCGAGCCGGAGTGGGTGGAGCCGCTGGCCCAGCACCTGGTCAAGCGCAGCTACAGCGAGCCGCACTGGGAGAAGGACCAGGCGGCGGTGATGGCGTACGAGAAGGTGACGCTGTACGGCGTGCCGCTGGTCGCCGACCGCAAGGTGAACTACGGGCGGATCGACCCCGAGGTCTCCCGCGAGCTGTTCATCCGCAACGCGCTGGTGGAGGGCGACTGGCGCACCCACCACCAGTTCTTCCACGACAACCGCAAACTCCTGGGCGAGGTCGAGGAGTTGGAGCACCGGGCGCGCCGCCGGGACATCCTGGTCGACGACGAGACGCTGTACGACTTCTACGACGCGCGGATTCCCGACCATGTGGTGTCGGGGGCGCACTTCGACTCGTGGTGGAAGCACAAGCGGCGCGAGGACCCGGAGTTGCTGACCTTCGAGCACTCCATGCTGATCAACGAGAACGCGGAGGCGGTCACCAAGGCCGACTACCCCGACTCGTGGCGGCAGGGCGCGCTCACGTTCCGCGTGACGTACCAGTTCGAGCCGGGCGCCGATGCGGACGGCGTGACCGTGCACATCCCGTTGCAGGTGCTCAACCAGGTGTCCGCGGACGGCTTCGACTGGCAGATCCCGGGCTTGCGCGAGCAGATGGTCACCGAGCTGATCCGTTCGCTGCCCAAGGCGATCCGCCGGCACTACGTCCCCGCGCCCAACTACGCGAAGGCGTTCCTGGACAAGGCCGTCGCCGGGCCCGATCCGCTGCCGGCCGTGCTGGCCCGGGAGTTGCAGCGGATGGTCGGCGTGCCGGTGGCCGCGGAGGACTTCGACCTGGCGAAGGTGCCGGACCACCTGAAGATCACCTTCCGGGTGGTGGACGAGCGGCGCCGCAAGATCGCCGAGGACAAGGACCTGGAGGCGCTGCGGCTGAAGCTGAAGCCGAAGACCCGCGAGGCGATCACCCGGGCCTTCGACCGGGCCTCGGCGGACCCGGCGCGCGGCGGCGAGACGCCGACCGGGCAGCGCACCGGGCTGACCGACTGGACGGTCGGCACGCTCCAGCGCACCTTCGAGACGCGGCGGGCCGGGCAGCCGGTCAAGGCGTACCCGGCGCTGGTGGACGAGGGCGCGACGGTCGCGGTGCGGCTGTTCGACACCGAGGCCGAGCAGGCCGAGGCGATGTGGCGCGGCACCCGGCGGCTGATCCTGCTGGGGGTGCCGGTGAACCCGGCGAAGTTCGCCGCGGACCGGCTGTCCAACCAGCAGAAGCTGGCGTTGTCCCGCAATCCGCACGGCAGCGTGCAGGCGCTCTTCGAGGACTGCGCGACCGCCGCGGCGGACCGGCTGATCGCCGCGCACGGCGGCCCGGCGTGGGACGAGCAGGGCTACCGCAAGCTGTACGACGCGGTGCGCGCGGACCTGGTGGAGGTGACCGTGCGCGCGGTGGAGCAGGTCCAGCAGGTGCTGGCGGCGTGGCAGGCGTGCGAGCGGCGGCTGAAGGACACCAGGAGCCTGGTGCTGGTGGCCAACCTCCAGGACGTCAGGGAGCAGCTGGCCGGCCTGGTGCACCCGGGCTTCGTCACCGAGGCGGGGCTGAAGCGGCTGCCGGACGTGATGCGGTACTTGGTCGCGGTGGACCGCAGGCTGCAGCAGATGCCGACGGGGGCGCAGCGGGACACCACGCGGATGGAGAAGGTCCGCGAGATCCAGGCGGAGTACGCGGAGCTGCTGGCCGCGCAGCCGCAGGGGCGGCCGGTGCCGGCGGCGGTGCGGGACATCCGCTGGATGGTCGAGGAGCTGCGGGTCAGCTATTTCGCGCACGCCCTCGGGACGGCGTTCCCGGTCTCCGACAAACGCGTGTTCAAGGCGCTCGACGAGGCGTGGTCGCGGACGCGGTCCTGA
- the bldC gene encoding developmental transcriptional regulator BldC yields MTARTPDAEPLLTPAEVATMFRVDPKTVTRWAKAGKLTSIRTLGGHRRYREAEVRALLAGIPQQRSEA; encoded by the coding sequence ATGACCGCTCGCACCCCTGATGCCGAGCCGTTGCTTACCCCTGCCGAGGTCGCGACCATGTTCCGCGTCGACCCGAAGACGGTCACGCGCTGGGCCAAGGCCGGCAAGCTCACGTCCATCCGCACGCTCGGCGGGCACCGCCGCTACCGCGAGGCGGAGGTCCGGGCGCTGCTCGCGGGCATTCCGCAGCAGCGCAGCGAGGCCTGA
- a CDS encoding Leu/Phe/Val dehydrogenase translates to MGVTTVTDVRQAVREDGALATLFRSEQGGHEQVVLCQDRASGLKAVIAVHSTALGPALGGTRFHAYASDEEAVQDALDLSRGMSYKNALAGLDLGGGKAVIIGDPETLKSEQLLLAYGRFVASLGGRYVTACDVGTYVADMDVVARENKWTTGRSPEHGGAGDSSVLTAFGVFQGMRAAAQATWGEPTLRGRRVGVAGVGKVGRHLVEHLVEDGAQVVVTDVRADAVARITARHPRVTAAADVRALVRSPLDVYAPCALGHALDDPTVAALTAKVVCGAANNQLAHPGVEKDLADRGVLYAPDYVVNAGGVIQVADELQGFDFDRAKAKAARIFDTTLAIFERAAADGVPPAVAADRLAEQRMADRTPAARWGRPEEA, encoded by the coding sequence ATGGGAGTCACCACCGTGACCGACGTACGACAGGCAGTACGCGAGGACGGCGCGCTCGCCACCCTCTTCCGCTCCGAGCAGGGCGGGCACGAGCAGGTCGTGCTCTGCCAGGACCGCGCCTCCGGCCTCAAGGCCGTGATCGCCGTCCACTCCACCGCGCTGGGCCCGGCCCTCGGCGGCACCCGCTTCCACGCCTACGCCTCCGACGAGGAGGCCGTGCAGGACGCGCTCGACCTCTCCCGCGGCATGTCCTACAAGAACGCGCTGGCCGGGCTCGACCTCGGCGGCGGCAAGGCCGTGATCATCGGCGATCCCGAGACGCTGAAGTCCGAGCAGCTGCTGCTCGCCTACGGCCGGTTCGTGGCCTCGCTCGGCGGCCGTTACGTCACCGCGTGCGACGTCGGCACCTACGTCGCGGACATGGACGTCGTGGCCCGCGAGAACAAGTGGACCACCGGCCGCTCCCCCGAGCACGGCGGCGCCGGCGACTCCTCGGTGCTCACCGCGTTCGGCGTCTTCCAGGGCATGCGCGCCGCCGCGCAGGCCACGTGGGGCGAGCCCACGCTGCGCGGCCGCCGGGTCGGCGTCGCGGGCGTCGGCAAGGTCGGCCGCCACCTGGTGGAGCACCTGGTGGAGGACGGCGCGCAGGTCGTGGTGACCGACGTGCGCGCGGACGCGGTGGCGCGGATCACCGCCCGCCACCCGCGGGTGACCGCGGCGGCCGACGTGCGGGCGCTGGTCCGCTCGCCGCTGGACGTGTACGCGCCGTGCGCGCTCGGCCACGCGCTGGACGACCCGACGGTGGCCGCGCTGACCGCGAAGGTGGTGTGCGGGGCGGCCAACAACCAGCTCGCCCACCCCGGGGTGGAGAAGGACCTCGCCGACCGCGGCGTCCTGTACGCGCCGGACTACGTGGTCAACGCCGGCGGCGTCATCCAGGTCGCGGACGAGCTGCAGGGCTTCGACTTCGACCGGGCCAAGGCGAAGGCCGCCCGGATCTTCGACACCACGCTGGCCATTTTCGAGCGGGCCGCGGCCGACGGAGTGCCGCCCGCGGTCGCCGCCGACCGGCTGGCCGAGCAGCGGATGGCCGACCGTACGCCGGCCGCGCGCTGGGGCCGTCCCGAGGAGGCGTGA
- a CDS encoding DUF3073 domain-containing protein: protein MGRGRAKAKQTKVARQLKYNSGGTDLSRLAEELGASPSRPVNPEPVEDDDDELEDDPYAQYADLYNDDDDDEEEDDSRSSSQRRRA from the coding sequence ATGGGGCGCGGCCGGGCCAAGGCCAAGCAGACGAAGGTCGCCCGCCAGCTGAAGTACAACAGCGGCGGCACGGATCTCTCGCGTCTGGCCGAAGAGCTGGGCGCATCGCCGTCGAGGCCGGTTAATCCGGAGCCAGTCGAGGACGATGACGACGAGTTGGAAGACGACCCGTACGCTCAGTACGCGGATCTTTACAACGACGACGATGACGATGAGGAGGAGGACGACTCCCGCTCCTCCTCCCAGCGTCGCCGCGCTTGA
- the purM gene encoding phosphoribosylformylglycinamidine cyclo-ligase, translated as MSETAAGPTGTGTTGASYAAAGVDIEAGDRAVTLMKEWVGKATRPEVVGGIGGFAGLFDASALARYQRPLLASATDGVGTKVDIARRMGVYDTIGHDLVGMVVDDLVVCGAEPLFMTDYICVGKVHPERVAAIVKGIAEGCVLAGCALVGGETAEHPGLLGADEFDVAGAGTGVVEADRLLGADRIRTGDAVIALESSGLHSNGYSLVRHVVFDRAGWALDREVPEFGRTLGEELLEPTRIYSLDCLALARTAEVHAFSHITGGGLANNLARVIPDGLRAVVDRSTWTPAPVFRTVGELGGVERQELEKTLNMGVGMVAVLPEESVDVALSVLADRGVEAWVAGEITAREDGAVAVELVGDHAG; from the coding sequence ATGTCTGAGACAGCCGCCGGGCCCACCGGCACCGGGACCACCGGCGCCAGCTACGCCGCCGCGGGCGTCGACATCGAGGCGGGCGACCGCGCCGTCACCCTGATGAAGGAGTGGGTCGGCAAGGCCACCCGCCCGGAGGTCGTCGGCGGCATCGGCGGCTTCGCCGGCCTCTTCGACGCCTCCGCGCTCGCCCGCTACCAGCGCCCGCTGCTCGCCTCGGCGACCGACGGCGTCGGCACCAAGGTCGACATCGCCCGCCGGATGGGCGTCTACGACACCATCGGCCACGACCTGGTCGGCATGGTGGTCGACGACCTGGTGGTGTGCGGCGCCGAGCCGCTGTTCATGACCGACTACATCTGCGTCGGCAAGGTCCACCCCGAACGGGTCGCGGCGATCGTCAAGGGCATCGCCGAGGGCTGTGTGCTGGCCGGCTGCGCGCTGGTCGGCGGCGAGACCGCGGAGCACCCGGGGCTGCTGGGCGCCGACGAGTTCGACGTGGCGGGCGCGGGCACCGGCGTGGTCGAGGCGGACCGGCTGCTGGGCGCGGACCGCATCCGTACGGGTGACGCGGTGATCGCCCTGGAGTCCTCCGGACTTCACTCGAACGGGTACAGCCTGGTGCGGCACGTGGTCTTCGACCGGGCCGGCTGGGCGCTGGACCGGGAGGTGCCGGAGTTCGGCCGCACCCTCGGCGAGGAGCTGCTGGAGCCGACCAGGATCTACTCGCTGGACTGCCTGGCGCTGGCCCGCACCGCCGAGGTGCACGCCTTCTCGCACATCACCGGCGGCGGGCTCGCCAACAACCTCGCCCGGGTGATCCCGGACGGCCTGCGCGCGGTGGTCGACCGCTCCACCTGGACCCCCGCGCCGGTCTTCCGCACCGTCGGCGAGCTGGGCGGCGTCGAGCGCCAGGAGCTGGAGAAGACCCTGAACATGGGCGTCGGCATGGTCGCCGTCCTGCCCGAGGAGTCCGTCGACGTGGCGCTCTCGGTGCTCGCCGACCGCGGCGTGGAGGCATGGGTGGCCGGCGAGATCACGGCACGCGAAGACGGCGCGGTCGCCGTCGAACTGGTCGGCGACCACGCGGGCTGA
- the purF gene encoding amidophosphoribosyltransferase: protein MPRGDGRLSHDLLPGEKGPQDACGVFGVWAPGEEVAKLTYFGLYALQHRGQESAGIAVSNGSQILVFKDMGLVSQVFDETSLGSLTGHIAVGHARYSTTGASVWENAQPTFRATAHGSIALGHNGNLVNTVELAELVADLPQGPGRATKVAATNDTDLITALLAGQTGPDGAPLSVEAAAVQVLPKVKGAFSLVYMDEHTLYAARDPQGIRPLVLGRLERGWVVASETAALDICGATVVREIEPGELIAIDEQGVRSSRFAEARPKGCVFEYVYLARPDTDIAGRNVYLSRVEMGRRLAREAPVEADLVIPTPESGTPAAVGYAEASGIPYGSGLVKNSYVGRTFIQPSQTIRQLGIRLKLNPLKEVIRGKRLVVVDDSIVRGNTQRALVRMLREAGAAEVHVRISSPPVKWPCFFGIDFATRAELIANGMSVEEIGASLGADSLAYISIDAMVEATTIAKPNLCRACFDGEYPMDLPDPELLGKQLLEVELAGGADAADALRRP from the coding sequence GTGCCTCGTGGTGACGGACGACTCAGCCACGACCTGCTTCCGGGAGAGAAGGGCCCCCAGGACGCCTGCGGCGTCTTCGGTGTCTGGGCCCCCGGTGAAGAGGTCGCCAAACTCACCTACTTCGGGCTGTACGCCCTGCAGCACCGCGGACAGGAGTCCGCGGGCATCGCAGTGAGCAACGGCTCCCAGATCCTGGTCTTCAAGGACATGGGCCTGGTCTCCCAGGTCTTCGACGAGACCTCCCTCGGTTCGCTGACCGGCCACATCGCCGTCGGCCACGCCCGCTACTCGACCACCGGCGCCTCCGTGTGGGAGAACGCCCAGCCCACCTTCCGCGCCACCGCGCACGGCTCCATCGCGCTCGGCCACAACGGCAACCTGGTCAACACCGTCGAACTGGCCGAACTCGTCGCCGACCTCCCGCAGGGCCCCGGCCGCGCCACCAAGGTCGCCGCCACCAACGACACCGACCTGATCACCGCGCTGCTGGCCGGCCAGACCGGCCCGGACGGCGCCCCGCTGTCCGTGGAGGCCGCCGCCGTCCAGGTGCTGCCGAAGGTCAAGGGCGCCTTCAGCCTGGTCTACATGGACGAGCACACCCTCTACGCCGCCCGCGACCCGCAGGGCATCCGCCCGCTGGTGCTGGGCCGGCTGGAGCGCGGCTGGGTGGTCGCCTCGGAGACCGCCGCGCTGGACATCTGCGGCGCCACCGTCGTCCGCGAGATCGAGCCGGGCGAGCTGATCGCCATCGACGAGCAGGGCGTGCGCTCCTCGCGCTTCGCCGAGGCCCGCCCCAAGGGCTGCGTCTTCGAGTACGTCTACCTGGCCCGACCCGACACCGACATCGCCGGGCGCAACGTCTACCTGTCCCGGGTCGAGATGGGCCGCCGGCTGGCCCGTGAGGCCCCGGTCGAGGCGGACCTGGTGATACCCACCCCGGAGTCCGGGACCCCGGCCGCGGTCGGCTACGCCGAGGCCAGCGGCATCCCGTACGGCTCCGGGCTGGTCAAGAACAGCTACGTGGGCCGTACGTTCATCCAGCCGTCGCAGACCATCAGGCAGCTCGGCATCCGGCTCAAGCTCAACCCGCTCAAGGAGGTCATCCGCGGCAAGCGGCTGGTCGTGGTGGACGACTCGATCGTCCGCGGCAACACCCAGCGCGCCCTGGTCCGGATGCTCCGCGAGGCCGGCGCCGCCGAGGTGCACGTGCGGATCTCCTCGCCGCCGGTGAAGTGGCCGTGCTTCTTCGGCATCGACTTCGCCACCCGCGCGGAGCTGATCGCCAACGGGATGAGCGTCGAGGAGATCGGCGCCTCGCTCGGCGCGGACTCCCTGGCGTACATCTCCATCGACGCCATGGTCGAGGCGACCACCATCGCCAAGCCGAACCTGTGCCGGGCCTGCTTCGACGGCGAGTACCCGATGGACCTGCCCGACCCCGAGCTGCTCGGCAAGCAGCTGCTGGAGGTCGAGCTGGCCGGCGGCGCCGACGCCGCCGACGCCCTGCGCAGGCCGTGA